Genomic window (Streptomyces sp. LX-29):
GGCGCCGGTCGCCCGCCCAGTCGCGCGCCGTGAGGGCGCGCGGGGCGGTGGTGGACGGCGGTTCGGGGGTGCCGCGGCGCAGGGTGACGTCGGTGAGCGCCAGCGGGCCCGCGTCCCCCGCCTCCACCCGGTGGCGGCCGGCGGGCAGTCGCAGGGTGGCGTCGTCGTCGGTGCCGGCCTGGCACAGCTCGACCCGGACCGGGCGGCGCTCGGTCAGGTCCCGCACCAGTCCGGACGCCCGGGTGGCGTGCAGGGTGCCGTCGACGGCGAGGAGCGGGCCGCTACCGCAGGGGAGCGAGAAGCGGGCGCGGGGCGCGGGCGGCTTGGCGCGCAGGTCGGCCAGGGCGGGGACATGGATCTCGCTGAGCCCGACCGGCAGTTGCAGCTGCCGCCCGGCGAGCGGGTTGTGCAGGGTCAGCGGCGCGACCTTGCTGAAGGTGAGGGAGAGCCGGTCGGTCACGATGGGGTCGAAGCGCGCCCGCCCCAGCTCGTCCACCCCGGCGGTGGCGGCGCCGTCCGGCGAGTTGACGATGACCTCGGTGGGGCGGGTGGAGACGCCGCCCGCCGCGGCGAGGACGATCTCGTCGATCTCCCGCTTCTTGGGCCAGCTCAGGTGCACCACCGGCGCGTTCCCGGCGATCCACGCGGTGGTGAGGTCGCCGTCGACGAGGTTGCGGGCGCTGAGCGCGGGCCCGGCGTGGCCGGTGGACTCGGCCGTGACGTCGATGCGGCCGCGGCCGCGGCCGGGGGCCACGCGGTCCAGCAGCCGGTCCAGCTCCGGGCCGGGGACCGCGCGGGCCAGGCCCGAGACCGTGTGGTCGGCGGCGGCCGGGGTGCGGAACTGGCGGTGCAGGCCCAACTCCGCCGAGGCCGGCGACAGCCCGCCGGGGTCGCTGCCCCGGTGCAGCGAGACGACGTCCGCCGCGGCCTCCGTGCGACCGGCCGCGGCCTCCGTGCGACCCGTCGCGGACTCCGCGCGGTCCGCGTCGGTCGGCAGCGCCAGCAGCCGCGACACCTGGAGCCCCTCCACCGTCACCTCGGAGAAGCCCGCGCCGGACAGCCCGGGGCCGGCCCGCTGCGCGCCGGTGATGGTGAGCTTCAGCCACTTCGCCGGCCCCGGCGGGGCCTTGACCGGCTGCGGCAGACCGGTGGGCTGCAGCGGGCTGTCGGCCGCGCCGCGGTCGGTCTCCACCCGTACGGAGGTGGGCGCGGCCCGCAGTCCGTCGCCGGGCAGCGGGGTCACCTGGATCGCCTCGGGCACGGCGAGCGCCTGGGTGAAGTCGACGCGCACCCACTGGCCGGTCGCGTCGCCCGCGCTGCCCTCGGCCCAGGCGGTCCGCGGGTCGCCGTCGAAGGCGTGCACCGGGTCGTACTGCGGCAGGTGGAACAGCCAGTTGCCGCTGCTGGAGGCGGTCACCGAGGCGGCGCCGCGCAGCACCGCCGTCGTCTGGTGGGCGGCGCCGGTGATCGGCAGGATCTGGTGCGGTCGCTCGCCCGGGTTCTGCACGCTGTCCGGGTGGTTCCGCTCCCGTGGACCGTAGGTGTACGAGGTGTTGGTGTTGACCAGCCCGAACCGGGTGTCCGCACGGCGCAGCCCGTCGGCGACCGCCTGGAGCGGGGGCGCGCCGAGCCCCGGATGCCGGTCGCCGGTGAGCACGGTGGCCCGGTCGCGCAGCGTCGGGTCGGTGCCGGAGAGCTGGAGCAGCGCCTCGGGCCCGCCGCTGACGACGGCCGTGTCCGCCACCGCCCGGACCGCCGCCGGGCCCGGCCGTGGCGCGCCGGTGGGCTCGTAGACCTCCACCGCCCGCTGGCGCGGGAAGAGGCCCTGGATCTGCACCGGGGTGTCCTCGGGGATCCGGCCGCCGGTCAGCACCGGGCCGAAGGCGGCCGCGCGCCGGTAGCCGGACTCCTCCAGGGTGCGGCGGACGGTCTGCGGCGGCACATAGCCGATCTGGTCCGGGTCGAGGTCGTTGCGGACGACGACCGTGTACAGCCCCGCCCGCAGCAGGAAGTCGCGCAGCCCCGGCACCGCGCCGCCGCTGGTCAGCGCCTGCTCCACGGCGTCCATGGCGCGCCGCGAGCCGGGGGTGCCGAAGGGGACGTAGTCGCGCTGCGCCCAGCGTGACCCGGCCAGCACGTCCAGCGGCTGGTCGATGGGGGAGCCCCAGGTGTAGAGGCCGTGCGCGGTGGCGGGCACCACCAGGGCGCGGCTGTCGGGGGAGTGGTCCCGCAGCCAGTCCGCGGTCTGCTCCCAGTGCGTGGGCAGTCTGTCGAACGGGCCGGGCTGGAGCACCGTGCCGTTCAGGTACGGCCAGGCGAGGCCGGGCAGGACGACGGCGGCGGTCACCGCCGGAAGCAGTCGGCGGCCTCCGGGGACCGACCGCGGGCCGCGCTCGCCGGCCGCGACGCCCACCAGGTGGGTCAGTCCGAGGGCGAGCGCCAGCGCCAGCCCCGGCTGGAACTTGTAGACGTTGCGGAACGGCGCCAGCCAGCCGTTGAGCCACTCCCGCACGGTGTCGTGGAAGGGCGCGCCGAACTCCCCGCCGTATCCGGCCAGCGTGATCGCCGCCACGGTCAGCACGGTCAGCAGCAGCCAGCGCCGCTCCGGCAGATCGCGGCGGGCCAGCCCGGCCAGGCCGAGCGCGGCGGCCGTCGCCGAGGCCAGGACGGCCACGGTGGAGGTGGCGACGGTCCAGCCGCCGGGCAGCCACGCCTCACCGAAGTGCAGATACGCGATCCAGTTGCCCGCGCCGCGCAGCAGCTCGGTCGCGGACATGGTGGCGGTGGTGGCCTCCGAACGCTCCACGTACGGCATGAAGTTCTCGCCGTAGACGCCGAGCAGCAGCAGCGGCACCACCCACCAGGCCGTCGCCAGCAGCACCCCCGGGATCCACCAGCCCAGCAGGGCGCGCCGGTGTCCGCCCGCCGGGCGGCTGAGCAGGTAGAGGCCCACCGGCAGCAGCGCGGCGAGGGTGGCTGCGGCGTTCACCCCGCCCATGAAGGGGATCAGCAGCGCGGAGCGTGCGGCGGCGAGCCGCGGGGAGAAGAGGCGCGCGGCGCTTGCGTCGGCGGGGCGGATCAGCGGCAGCAGTACCCACGGCAGGGCCGCGCCGGGCAGCGCGGCCGCCGAGGTCGACCCGATGACCGCGGTGAAGGTCGGCCACAGCGCGTACGCCAGGGCGCCCAGCGGCCGGGTGGCCGGCGAGCCGATCCGCAGCCGCTCCGCCAGCCGCAGCGCGCCCCAGAACGCCGCCGCCACGATCAGCGACAGCCACAGCCGTTCGGCCAGCCACACCGGCAGATGCAGCAGATGGGCGAGGGCGTAGTAGGGCAGCATCGGGAACGCGTAGCCGATGTACTGGTCGGCGAGGCCGCCGAAGCCCGCGCGGTCGTGCCACAGGTCCCCGAGGTCCGCGAGGAACCCGAACGGGTCGACGGCCACGGCCAGCTTGGTGTCGAAGGCCATCTTGCCCGGCGCCTGGGCCACGAAGCCGACGAAGGCCGCCGCCCACACCCCCAGCAGCCAGGTCCGCTTGCGGTGGGCGGGGTGTGCGGGGCGCGTGGGGATCATGAGGACCGCCTCAGGATCAGAAGGAGGTTCCAGGTGGCCACCTCGCGCAGGCCCGGCACCCGCGTGACGGCCGCCGCCCAGAAGGGCCAGTAGCGGGAGCGGGCCGCGAGCACGGTCACGTCGTCACGGCCCCGGACGTGCCGCAGGGTGGGGCCGACATGCACGCGGAAGAGGTTCTCGCCGACGGTGTGCTTGGGCGGGCGGCCGGTACGGCGGCGATAGCGGGCGCCGGCCCGCTCGGCGCCCAGGTAGTGCCACGGCGCCGTCTCGTGACCGCCCCACGGCGAGAGCCAGTTGGTGAACGAGAGGTAGATCAGCCCGCCGGGGCGGGTGACCCGGACCAGTTCGCTGAGGAACGTGCGGGGATCGGCCACGTGCTCCAGCACGTTCGAGGCGAAGCAGACGTCCGCCACGCCGTCGGCCAGCGGCAGCAGATAGCCGTCGGCGCGCACCGCCCAGCCGGGGGCGCTGTCGCGGACCGCCCCGTGGGCGGCGCGCAGCTCGCCCGGGTCGGGCTCGAAGAGGTAGCAGCGGGCGCCGCGCCGCCGGAACTCGCGGGTGAAGTGCCCGCCGCCCCCGCCGACGTCGACGACCAGCCGGCCGCGCAGCGGCCCGTAGCGCTCCAACTGCCCCGCCGCGTCCCGGGCGAGCAGCCCGTAGCAGTGCTCCGGGTCGCTCTGCTCGCGCCGGAACGCGTGGAAGAGGGCGAGCGAGCGGCGCAGTGAGGGGTCCCGCACGACCGCTCACCGGCCTGCTCTCGTGGTCGCCGTGGTCGCCCGTGCGTGGGCCTCGACGGCCGCGGCCCGGAAGCCGCGCACGGTGGCGCTCCAGCGGAACCGCTCGGCGCGCAGCCGGGCGGCGCGGCCGAGGCTCTCCCGGCGCTCCGCGCTGAGGGCCAGGGCGCACCAGGCGGCGGCGAAGGAGCTCTCGCCCCGGGCCAGCACCCCGGTGACGCCGGGTTCGACCGAGTCGCGCAGGCCGGGGATGTCGAAGCCGACGGCGGGGGTGGCGCGGGCGGCGGCCTCCATGACGGCCAGCCCCCAGCCCTCGACGGCGGAGGGGTGCAGCAGCAGCCACGCCCGGCACAGGAGCCGGTGCTTGAGCTCCTCGTCGACATGGCCGGCGAAGCGCACCCCGGGGCCGGCGAGGGCGGTCAGCCGCTCGCGCTCGGGGCCGTCGCCGAGGATGACCAGCCGCCCGCCGGTGACCGGCCGGACCCGCTCCCACAGCCGCAGCAGCAGGTCGATCCGCTTGTACTCCACCAGCCGGCCCAGCGCCACGAAGAGCGGCTCCTCGGCCTTGGGGAGCAGCGGGCCGGGCGCGGCCACGCCGTTGTGCACGATCCGTATCCGCTCGCGGGCCACGCCCAGGGAGCGCAGCGCGCCGGCGGTGGAGCCGGAGACGGCGACCATGAGGCTGTCGCGATGGGCGCCGGCCAGCGCCCAGTGCTCCAGCCGCCGGCCGAGGCGGGCCGCGGGCGCGGGCAGCCGCATCGACCACAGGCTGGTGTGCACGTGGTTGACCAGACAGAGGGTGGGGCCGTGGTGCCACAGCGGGGCGAGGTAGGGCAGGCCGTCGCAGACCTCGACCAGCAGGTCGCAGCCGCCGACCCGGCGGGCGAAGGCGTGCGGGGTGCGCAGATAGCCGCCGAGCTCCCCGAGGCCGGCGGCGCGGGTGCGGCCGCCGGCGGACACCACCCGGTAGCCGCGGCCGACCCCCGCCGGGCCGGCGCACACCAGCGTGACCTGGTGCCCGGCGGCCGCCAGCCCCTCGGCGACGCGCCCCACCAGCAGCTCGGAGCCGCCGGCCGCCGGATCGCCGAGGCCGCGGCGGGCGAGGAAGACGATGCGGTGGGGGCCGTGCGGACGGTGGTGCGCGGCGGGGACGGCGTCGTACGGGATGTGCGGGTCGTACACGTCCTGTGAGCCGTACGGCTCGTGCGGGTGCTGCGAGGTGTGCGAGGCGTGCGCGTGGTGGGCGGCGTGCGGACCGAGCGCGTTCTGGGGCGTGTGCACGTCGTGCGGGTCGTGGGCGTCCCGTGGGGCACGCGGTGGGGGCGCGCCGTACGGGACCTTCGCGCTGGACGGGGTGGGGGAGGAGGCGGTGGGGGACGGTCGTGCGTGCTGGGGCATGGGTGCTCCAACTCGTCTCTGAGGGCGGAGACTTGTGAGGGGGGCGAGCCGACCGGGCGGTGCTCATGGGGGAGCCAGTGTTCGCCGACTTGTTCGCGCCGGGCTACTCACCGGATTGACAAATCCCGCCCATCGGAGGGCCGGAGGTTCGTCATCATGCTCAGGATCGACCGGCCGGCGGTCGCCCTCGCACCACCAGCCCCATCCCCGCCGCGGCCAGAACCACCCCGGTGGCCAGCGCGGACAGCGGCGCCGTCACGCCGACCAGCTCCAGTCGGTCGTTGTCGTCGCGGGCCAGCGCCACCTGGCCGCGCTGGGTCTTCTCGGTGAACTCCAACCCCTCGCCGCGCAGCAGGACCACCTTGTCGCGACTGCCGCCGGGCGCCCGCAGCGTCAGCCGGGGCGAGATCCTGGCGTTGATGATGCGGCCCGTGCGTCGGTCGGCCACCAGCTCGATGCCGCTGTTGGCGTACCACTCCTCGGCCTGGACCTGCCCCTGTCGGGCCCGCCCCACCAGCCGCCCCGGCACCTGGCGGGAGCCGACCTCGGTGGGGCGCACGGACCCGGTGAAGCGGTAGCCCTGGTGGCCCTGGACCCTCACCACACCGGCGAAACGGAGCGGCACGGTGGACCCGAGCGTGCTGTCCCACCAGCTGTAGGTCCGCTTCTGCACATCGAAGGGGAACTTCAGGTACGCCTCCCCCTGGAACGGTGTCGGTCGCTCGCCGCAGCAGTGCACCGGCGCGTTGGTGCGGCGGTCGGTCACCCAGCGTTCGACGGTCCACCGCAGCGACCTGCGCGGGTCCTTCAACGCGAGCGTCTGGGGGCTGTCGATGGTGGTGGACACGTCCCAGACGGCGCGGCCGCTGCGCTCGCTGTCGCGCACGTCGCCCAGCACATGGCGGGTGACGGTGAGCCGCTGGCCGTCCTTGACCGCCACCTCGGCGGTGTCGAAGTAGCTGCCGGGGCCGGTGAAGACCGTGGTCACATCGGTGTCGGTGGGTGTGCGCTGGGCCCGTGGCGCCACGTACCAGGCGAGCATCGGCGCGAGCACCAGCAGAAAGGTGCCGAGGCCGAGGACGGCCAGGGAGAACGGCGACGCGGTGCGCGAGCCGGGGTGCGGGCGGGAGTGGGAGCGAGGGCGGGTGCGGCGCATGGCGGGCACTCCGATCGGGGGGCCGAGGACTGCGGGGCCTCGGGGCGGCTGAGGGTGCCTTTAGGGCCGGGACCGTAGACGGAGACTTGACGAAGTGTCAATTACACTTTCATTCTGAGGAGTTACCGGAACCGGGCCGGTGCGCAGCCAGATGGAAGGGGCTCACCGCGCCATGCCCAGACTCCTCGCCGCCGCCGCGACGGCCGTCGTCGCCGCGGCCCTCGCCGTCGCCGCCGCCTTCGGACTCGTCGCCGTGCTCGACGCCACGCCCGAGCAACCGAACGTCCCGCTGGTCACCTTCCCCACCGCCGCCCCCGACCCGGACGCCGACGAGCGCGCCGGGGCGGGCGAGGGCGGTGACCGTACGCCGCCCGACGGCGGCTCGCGCGGGGAGCGCGGGGCGGACCCCGGAACCGGGGAGCGCTGAGATGCCGCCGCCGCGCTCCGCCTGGCGGGACGTGCCCGAGGAGCGGGTGCGCGGCTTCGCCGAACGGTCCCTCGCCGAGGTGCCCGTGCTCGCCGAGGACATCCTCCGCGAGATCCGCCGCGAGTACCCCAATCTGCCCTTCACCCCGGACGAGAACGGCGAGCCCATGGCGCTGGTCGCCATCCGGCGCGCCCTGGAGCACTTCGTCCGGCACATCGCCTCCGACGCCGGCCGCCCCCATGACCACCCCCGGGTCTTCCAGGAGTTCGGCCGCGGGCAGGTGCTGCGCGGCCGCAGTCTGGACTCGCTCCAGGCGATGTACCGGCTCGGGGTGCGCCTCGCCTGGCGCAGGCTGGCCGAGATCGGGCAGCAGCTCGACATCCCGGCGCCCGCGATGTACGAGCTGGCCGAGACCGGTTTCGAGTACCTGGACGGGCTGGTCGCCCAGTCGATGCGCGGCTACGCCGAGGCCGCCGCGCGGCAGGCCGGGGAACGCCTGCGGCTGCAACGCCGGCTGCTGGACCTGCTGTTGGCGGAGAACCCGCGCCGGAGCCCGGCCGCCGCCACCGAGGCGCTCGCCGAGCGCGCCGCCCGGATCGGCTGGCCGCTGCCGGAGCGGGTCGCCGTCGCCGTGCTGCTGCGGCCCGCGCGGGAGGCGCTGGCGCCCGCCGTGGGCCGGCATGTGCTGCTCGACATGGAGTGCGAGCAGCCGCGCATGGTGGTGCCGGACCCGGAGGAGGCGGGCCGCCCCGAGCTGCTGCGCCGGGCCACCGTCGGCTGGTCGGGGGCGCTCGGACCGCCGGTGCCGCTCACCGAGGCGGCCAAGTCGCTGCGTTGGGCCGAGGCGGCGGTTCGGCTGATGGAGCGTGGGCTGCTGCCCGCGGATGAGGTGCTGCACTGCACCGAGCACACCGAGGCGCTGGTGCTGCTGCCGCCGGAGGAACTGATCGACGCGCTGGCCCGACGCCGGCTGGCGCCGTTGGAGCGCTGCGGCCCCACCCACGGCCGCAGGCTCGCCGAGACGCTGCTGGCCTGGTTGGAGACGCGCGGCGGGGCGCCGGAGGTGGCCGCGCGGCTGGGCGTGCACCCACAGACCGTGCGCTACCGGCTGCGCCAGATTCGGGAGCTGTGGGGCGCCGAAGTAGACGATCCGGACAGCCGGTTCGAGCTGGAGCTGGTGCTGCGGGCGCGGCGGCTCCGGGGCGAACTGACCGGATCGGCGGAACGGGTGTCAGACGAGTGGTCCAGGCCATTGCCGGGGGAAGCCGGCTGTGCATAGCCTGAGTCCCGTATTCCGGATAACGCCCGGAATATCGAACGGGCTGTCGGCGCTCTTGTCGGAGGTACGGACGCGTACCCGTGCCCTCTCAGCCCATTCTCGGCAGCACTCGACATTCGAAAGAAAAGGGGTAGGCGAGCGACATGGGACGCCTGGTGCCCGCGGTGGCCCGAGCTCTGGACATCCTGGAGCTCTTCCTCGACGGCGATGAGACGCTCTCCGCCCCCGAGATCACCCGCAAGCTCTCACTGCCCCGCACCACCGTCCACGAGCTGGTGACCACGCTCACCGCCCGCTCGTATCTGACGCGTGTGCCGGAGGCCCCCGGCCGCTACCGCCTCGGGGTGCGCACACACCAGCTCGGTGGGCGGTACGCCGAGCAGTTGGACCTGGCCGCGGAGGGGCGGCAGGTGGCCCGGGGCGTGGCGGAGAGCTGCGACGAGACGGTGCACATCGCCGTCCTCGAAGGCGCCGACATCATCTCGATCGCCAAGGTCGACAGCTCGCACGCCGTCCGCATGGTCGCCACCGTCGGCCGGCCGCTGCCCGCGCACTGCACGGCGGCCGGCAAGGTGCTGCTGGCCGCCCTCCCCGACGCCGAGCTCTCCGCCCGGCTCCCGGAGGACCGGCCGCTGTCCGCGCTGACCCGGTTCAGCAACACCGACGTCGGGGTGTTGCGCCGCCAGCTGGACACGGTTCGGCTGCGCGGTGTCGCGGTCGACGAGCGCGAGGCGGACCCGGAGGTCAGCTGCGTGGCGGCGCCCGTCCGGGACTCGGCCGGGCAGGTGGTGGCGGCGCTGAGCATCTCGGTGCCGACCATCCGCTGGAACCGTGAGCGTGAGACGCAGCTGGCGGCGCTCGCCGCCGAGGGCGCCGGGGAGCTGTCGGTCCGGCTGGGCCACCAGCGCCGCGAGGCGTCCGAGCGGGTCCCCGGCCGCCGAGGCCCGGTGGACGGGGCGTCACTCCGCGAGGGGTGGGGCTCCGCAACGGGGGTCGTGCGGCAGGGGCCGATGGGAGTGTCCCGCGGAGTGGAGCACGAGCCGGCGGGGTCGTCGAGCCGAGCGCCCGGAAGGCGGTGAGCGGCGGCTGCTCCGTCGGGGCCCGGAGGGACTGAGCGGGCCTTCCACCGAGGGCCGGAGGGGCTGAGCAGGCCGTTCCAACGAGGCGCGGAAGGGGTGAGTGGGCCCTTCCATCCGGGGCGCGGAAGGGGTGAGCGGGCCGTTCCATCCGGGCGCGGAAGGGATGAGCGGAGGCCGTTCCTCCACACGATCCTCACAGGTGGCCGGTTTCCTCCGCCCCAGGGGTCACATAATCTGCCGGGCGAAATGGACTACTGCCCTCCGTGCCGACGGCACCTCAACGGCGCGCTCTCCTGCCCCGGGTGCGGCACCCCCGCCGCGGAACTCTCCGCGCCCTCCGACGAGTCCGGCCCGGCCACCGCGTCGCTGCCGGCCCTCGCCGAGGACCCGTGGTCGGCGCGTCGCGCCTCCCGCAAGAAGCCGCGCCCGGTACGCGAGGCCGGTCGCTCCCGACGGGCCCGGCGCGGCCCGCGGCGCCGGATCGCGGTGCTGGCGGCGGCGCTGGGCCCGGTGCTCGCGGCGGTGTTCGTCGCGGAGCTGGCCACCGAGGGCAGCCTCTTCCGTGATCCCGCCCCACGCCCCGCCCGCGAACAGCCGGTGGCCGACCGCAGCCCCCACGGCGGGGTGTCGGGTGAGTCGGGCGCCGACGCGGTGGATCCGGCCGCCGGACCGTCCTCGGGTGGCGTCGAGGAGAGTGGCCCGGCCGGTGCCGGCGCGACGGACCCGGCCGAGAAGGACGCCGAGCCCGGTGAGGACGCTCGTGACGGCGCGGCGGAGG
Coding sequences:
- a CDS encoding class I SAM-dependent methyltransferase; translation: MRDPSLRRSLALFHAFRREQSDPEHCYGLLARDAAGQLERYGPLRGRLVVDVGGGGGHFTREFRRRGARCYLFEPDPGELRAAHGAVRDSAPGWAVRADGYLLPLADGVADVCFASNVLEHVADPRTFLSELVRVTRPGGLIYLSFTNWLSPWGGHETAPWHYLGAERAGARYRRRTGRPPKHTVGENLFRVHVGPTLRHVRGRDDVTVLAARSRYWPFWAAAVTRVPGLREVATWNLLLILRRSS
- a CDS encoding glycosyltransferase family 4 protein is translated as MPQHARPSPTASSPTPSSAKVPYGAPPPRAPRDAHDPHDVHTPQNALGPHAAHHAHASHTSQHPHEPYGSQDVYDPHIPYDAVPAAHHRPHGPHRIVFLARRGLGDPAAGGSELLVGRVAEGLAAAGHQVTLVCAGPAGVGRGYRVVSAGGRTRAAGLGELGGYLRTPHAFARRVGGCDLLVEVCDGLPYLAPLWHHGPTLCLVNHVHTSLWSMRLPAPAARLGRRLEHWALAGAHRDSLMVAVSGSTAGALRSLGVARERIRIVHNGVAAPGPLLPKAEEPLFVALGRLVEYKRIDLLLRLWERVRPVTGGRLVILGDGPERERLTALAGPGVRFAGHVDEELKHRLLCRAWLLLHPSAVEGWGLAVMEAAARATPAVGFDIPGLRDSVEPGVTGVLARGESSFAAAWCALALSAERRESLGRAARLRAERFRWSATVRGFRAAAVEAHARATTATTRAGR
- a CDS encoding DUF3068 domain-containing protein; the protein is MRRTRPRSHSRPHPGSRTASPFSLAVLGLGTFLLVLAPMLAWYVAPRAQRTPTDTDVTTVFTGPGSYFDTAEVAVKDGQRLTVTRHVLGDVRDSERSGRAVWDVSTTIDSPQTLALKDPRRSLRWTVERWVTDRRTNAPVHCCGERPTPFQGEAYLKFPFDVQKRTYSWWDSTLGSTVPLRFAGVVRVQGHQGYRFTGSVRPTEVGSRQVPGRLVGRARQGQVQAEEWYANSGIELVADRRTGRIINARISPRLTLRAPGGSRDKVVLLRGEGLEFTEKTQRGQVALARDDNDRLELVGVTAPLSALATGVVLAAAGMGLVVRGRPPAGRS
- a CDS encoding helix-turn-helix domain-containing protein; protein product: MPPPRSAWRDVPEERVRGFAERSLAEVPVLAEDILREIRREYPNLPFTPDENGEPMALVAIRRALEHFVRHIASDAGRPHDHPRVFQEFGRGQVLRGRSLDSLQAMYRLGVRLAWRRLAEIGQQLDIPAPAMYELAETGFEYLDGLVAQSMRGYAEAAARQAGERLRLQRRLLDLLLAENPRRSPAAATEALAERAARIGWPLPERVAVAVLLRPAREALAPAVGRHVLLDMECEQPRMVVPDPEEAGRPELLRRATVGWSGALGPPVPLTEAAKSLRWAEAAVRLMERGLLPADEVLHCTEHTEALVLLPPEELIDALARRRLAPLERCGPTHGRRLAETLLAWLETRGGAPEVAARLGVHPQTVRYRLRQIRELWGAEVDDPDSRFELELVLRARRLRGELTGSAERVSDEWSRPLPGEAGCA